The Salegentibacter mishustinae genomic interval TAAACCGGTAATTTCCTAACATTATTGTAGTAGGCAACCGCCAAACTAATCCCCACCGAAAGTAAAATTAGCTTCCAGTAACTTATAACTTTTAGTACAAAACCTTTAAAATCGAAGGTTGAGCCAACATCTGATATGTGATCGTCTTCGTGCGCCATTTAAATCCTGCTAAATAATAAGATGGTTGTGGTTACAAAAGATAAAATAGTTACTCCAGTTCTAAATATTTCCAATCCGGTTGTACCCAATCCCAGCGCCTTTTGTGGCAAAGCGTTTACCAAAATAAGATCGTTGGGTTGTATATAATAATATTCACTTTGGGTAGCATCAATATCGGTTAGATCTATTTTATGAACTTCTTCGCCGTATGGATATTGCCTTATAATCTTTACATTTTCCATATCGCCATATTCAGAAATTCCACCGGCATTCGCCACGGCTTCCATGATGGTTACTTTTTCTTTATAGATTACCTGGCTGCCGGTTCCTATTTCTCCAAGCGTGGTATATCGTATCCCCGCCAGTTTTACAGTTACAAAAAGATTGGCTTCCTCTCTAAAGTAATTTTCCAGCAATAAATTTTCTATTTTCTCTCTTATCTCCCTTTCGGTATAACCTAAAACGTTTACTTCTCCCAGGGTTGGCACACGAATATTCCCGTGATCGTCTACCGTGAAACCATCAAAATAAACCCGCTCTTCGGTCGTAGCATTATTATCAGCTTCTCCTACGGGATTAAACATGCCCACAAGTTCCTGGTCCAGCGCTTTAACCCTAATACTCAAAAGGTCTCCGGTTTGGATGCGATATGGTTTTTTTAATTGTTGAATCTGGATAATACTATCCATTTCTCGATCCTTACCCTGCAGGTAAGTTGTTTTTTTAGTAGAAATACAAGACGAGAAACTTAAAACTCCCGCCATTAAGATTAAAATGAGATAGTATCTTTTCAGCATATTTTGCTATTGATTCGGGATATCAAGATGATTTAAATCGACCAACGACTATTTTCACAGCCAGCCTGTATCTTAATTTAGATAGTTTTAACAAATATAGTTTTTGTAGGCTAATAATAAAATTAAGTCGCAATTTTCCTTTTATTTTGCACAAAACTCAAGTCTGTGAATTATTTAAGTGTAGAAAATATTGCTAAAGCCTACGGGGAACGCGTGTTATTTGAAGATATTTCCTTCGGAATCAATGAAGGTCAGAAAGTAGGATTTATAGCTAAAAATGGAACCGGAAAAACTTCGCTGCTGGATATCCTGGCCGGTTTCGATGCGCCAGATGCCGGTAAAGTGGTGTACAGGAAGGATATTACTACTGCCTTTCTTCCGCAGGAACCCAATTTAGATCCGAATTTAACGGTAGAGGAAACTATATTTTCTTCAGATAATGAAATCCTGAATATAATAAATCGTTACGAAAAAGCCCTTAAAAACCCTGATGATGCCGAAGCTTATCAAAAAGCTTTTGAAGAAATGGACGCTGCACAAGCCTGGGATTTTGAAACCCAATACAAGCAAATTTTATTTAAACTGAAGCTGGACGATCTTTCCAAAGAAGTGAAACATCTATCAGGCGGACAAAAAAAGCGACTTGCGCTTACCGTGATGTTACTCCAAAAACCGAATTTCATAATAATGGACGAGCCTACCAACCACCTGGACCTGGATATGATCGAGTGGCTGGAAGAATATTTTAAGAAGGAGAACTTCACCATTTTTATGGTTACTCACGACAGGTATTTCCTGGAACGGGTTTGCAACGAGATCGTTGAGCTGGATCACGGCAATCTTTACACCTATAAAGGGAATTACGGCTATTACCTTGATAAGAAAGATGCAAGGATGGCCCAGGAAGCCACCAATACCGAAAAAGCCAAACAACTTTACAAAAAAGAACTGGAATGGATGCGCCGCCAACCCAAAGCGCGTACCACAAAATCTAAATCCAGGATAGACGATTTTCAGGATATTAAAGATCGTGCTCACAAGCGCCGGCAGGATCACGAAGTGCAGCTGGAGTTAAATATGGAACGCCTGGGAAGCAAAATTGTGGAACTTCATAATATTGGTAAGTCTTTCCAGGATAAACAACTGCTGGAAAATTTCAGCTATAATTTTAAGCGCGGAGAACGCATTGGTATAATCGGGAAAAACGGTACAGGAAAATCAACATTCCTTAATATTCTAACCGGAGGAATTAAACCCGATACCGGCAAAGTAGTGATAGGGGAAACTATAAAATTCGGTTATTACACTCAGTCGGGAATTAAAATTAAACCCGGTCAAAAAGTTATTGAAGTGATTCGGGAGTTTGGCGATTATATTCCTTTGAAAAAAGGCCGCCAAATTTCGGCACAGCAACTTTTAGAGCGCTTTTTATTCGACCGTAAAAAACAATATGATTTTGTTGAAAAACTAAGTGGTGGCGAACGAAAACGACTTTACCTATGTACAGTGCTTATTCAAAACCCCAACTTCCTGATTCTAGATGAACCTACTAACGATCTTGATATCGTTACGCTGAACGTATTAGAAAGCTTTCTGCTAGATTTCCCGGGATGCTTATTGGTGGTTTCCCACGACAGGTATTTTATGGATAAGATTGTTGATCACCTTTTCGTATTTCAGGGCAATGCAGAAGTTCAGGATTTTCCAGGAAATTACACCGATTATCGTGCATATGAAGATAGTGCTATTATAGAAGCCAGGGAAGAAACTTCAGAAAACGATACTAATAAGAAAGATTGGAAAAAAACCAGTTCGGGCACCAAACTAAGTTATAACGAACAAAAAGAGTTTGAAAAACTGGAAAAAGAAATCGCAAAACTAGAGCAGAAAAAAGAGAAACTTCAACAAAAATTCTTAGAAGATCTGGATCCCGATGAAATTAAAGAAAACTCCATAAAACTTCAGGAAATAGATGATACCATAGAAACTAAAACCGAACGCTGGTTTGAGCTTGGTGCGAAGGCGGAGTAGTTTCAGTTGTGAGTTGTGAGTTGTGAGTTGTGAGTTGTGAGTTCAAACTAATTTTAAAATTCAACATATGAAAAGTTATAGGGATTTAGATATCTACAATCTTTCTTTTGAATACGCACTGGAAGTTCACAAAGTTTCACTCAAACTTCCTAAATTCGAATTATATGAGCAGGGTAGTCAGGTAAGAAGGTCCTCAAAAAGTATCAAAGACAATATCGTTGAAGGATATAGAAGAAGAACTTACAAACAAGATTTTATAAAATTTCTGGTATATTCACACGCTTCACTTTTAGAATGTTTATCACAATTGGAAACGATTGACGAATTATATGAAATCGAAGAAATAAAAACGCTAAGATCAAAATACGACCTTTTAGGCGGTAAAATTTATTCATTTATTCAATACGTAGAAAAAAACTGGAAGTCC includes:
- a CDS encoding ABC-F family ATP-binding cassette domain-containing protein produces the protein MNYLSVENIAKAYGERVLFEDISFGINEGQKVGFIAKNGTGKTSLLDILAGFDAPDAGKVVYRKDITTAFLPQEPNLDPNLTVEETIFSSDNEILNIINRYEKALKNPDDAEAYQKAFEEMDAAQAWDFETQYKQILFKLKLDDLSKEVKHLSGGQKKRLALTVMLLQKPNFIIMDEPTNHLDLDMIEWLEEYFKKENFTIFMVTHDRYFLERVCNEIVELDHGNLYTYKGNYGYYLDKKDARMAQEATNTEKAKQLYKKELEWMRRQPKARTTKSKSRIDDFQDIKDRAHKRRQDHEVQLELNMERLGSKIVELHNIGKSFQDKQLLENFSYNFKRGERIGIIGKNGTGKSTFLNILTGGIKPDTGKVVIGETIKFGYYTQSGIKIKPGQKVIEVIREFGDYIPLKKGRQISAQQLLERFLFDRKKQYDFVEKLSGGERKRLYLCTVLIQNPNFLILDEPTNDLDIVTLNVLESFLLDFPGCLLVVSHDRYFMDKIVDHLFVFQGNAEVQDFPGNYTDYRAYEDSAIIEAREETSENDTNKKDWKKTSSGTKLSYNEQKEFEKLEKEIAKLEQKKEKLQQKFLEDLDPDEIKENSIKLQEIDDTIETKTERWFELGAKAE
- a CDS encoding four helix bundle protein — its product is MKSYRDLDIYNLSFEYALEVHKVSLKLPKFELYEQGSQVRRSSKSIKDNIVEGYRRRTYKQDFIKFLVYSHASLLECLSQLETIDELYEIEEIKTLRSKYDLLGGKIYSFIQYVEKNWKS
- a CDS encoding polysaccharide biosynthesis/export family protein encodes the protein MLKRYYLILILMAGVLSFSSCISTKKTTYLQGKDREMDSIIQIQQLKKPYRIQTGDLLSIRVKALDQELVGMFNPVGEADNNATTEERVYFDGFTVDDHGNIRVPTLGEVNVLGYTEREIREKIENLLLENYFREEANLFVTVKLAGIRYTTLGEIGTGSQVIYKEKVTIMEAVANAGGISEYGDMENVKIIRQYPYGEEVHKIDLTDIDATQSEYYYIQPNDLILVNALPQKALGLGTTGLEIFRTGVTILSFVTTTILLFSRI